Proteins from a genomic interval of Haloferax marinisediminis:
- a CDS encoding aminotransferase family protein — MSREESQRVDPGDGLNEIERMDKQYVFGTWSYQNEVSPTEIVDADGVYFRDAHGNRRLDFSGQLMCSNLGHSADRVADAMAEQARKGAYFAPGNTTENRAKLGKLLAEVTPGNLSKTFFSTSGTEAIEAAIKIARMYTGKYKIVSRYRSYHGSTYGSISVTGDPRRLPAEPGIPGTIKAPDPYAYGSTLDPMQSLDYIEEMLMLEGDTVAAVLVEPVVGSNGILVPPDEYLPRLKEIAHEHGALLICDEVMSGFGRTGEWFGSDLFDVTPDIMTMAKGLTGAYAPLGATIVTDEIASFFEDTMFCHGHTYSGHPVAVAAGRAAVEMYIEDNLIDHAREVGDYLGERLEELAEDHPSVGEVRGVGLFRGIELTKDSEKRVPFGVRKDKISPGKTVVDEVSGHAWSEGLYVANMINTLIIAPPLVIEPDEVDEAVAILDEALRISDDAMVA; from the coding sequence ATGTCGAGAGAAGAATCGCAACGGGTCGACCCTGGGGATGGCCTGAACGAAATCGAACGGATGGACAAACAGTACGTCTTCGGAACGTGGTCATACCAAAACGAAGTGAGCCCGACGGAAATCGTCGACGCCGACGGTGTGTACTTCCGAGATGCCCATGGGAACCGACGCCTCGACTTTTCGGGACAGTTGATGTGCTCGAACCTCGGTCACTCGGCTGACCGTGTCGCTGACGCGATGGCAGAACAGGCCCGCAAGGGTGCGTACTTTGCACCGGGGAACACGACCGAGAACCGCGCCAAACTGGGCAAACTTCTCGCCGAAGTCACGCCCGGGAACCTCTCGAAGACCTTCTTTTCCACGTCGGGAACTGAAGCGATAGAGGCGGCAATCAAGATTGCACGAATGTACACCGGCAAGTACAAAATCGTCTCACGATACCGGTCGTACCACGGTTCGACCTATGGGTCGATTAGCGTGACGGGAGACCCTCGACGACTCCCTGCCGAACCGGGAATCCCCGGCACCATCAAAGCACCCGACCCGTACGCGTACGGGTCGACACTCGACCCGATGCAGAGTCTCGACTACATCGAGGAGATGCTGATGCTCGAAGGCGACACAGTCGCAGCGGTTCTCGTCGAACCCGTCGTCGGGTCGAACGGCATCCTCGTGCCACCGGACGAGTACCTCCCACGGCTGAAGGAGATTGCACACGAACACGGTGCACTCCTCATCTGCGACGAGGTCATGTCCGGGTTCGGGCGCACGGGTGAGTGGTTCGGAAGTGACCTTTTCGACGTCACGCCTGACATCATGACGATGGCGAAAGGACTCACCGGAGCCTACGCGCCACTTGGGGCGACGATCGTCACCGACGAGATTGCATCGTTCTTCGAAGATACGATGTTCTGCCACGGTCACACGTACTCTGGACACCCTGTCGCAGTTGCGGCCGGCCGTGCCGCTGTCGAGATGTACATCGAAGACAACCTCATCGACCACGCACGAGAGGTCGGCGACTACCTTGGAGAGCGTCTCGAAGAGCTTGCGGAAGACCACCCGAGCGTTGGCGAGGTTCGCGGTGTCGGACTGTTCCGAGGTATCGAACTCACGAAGGACTCCGAAAAGCGCGTCCCGTTCGGCGTCCGAAAGGACAAGATTTCGCCCGGCAAGACCGTCGTCGACGAGGTATCGGGCCACGCCTGGAGCGAAGGGCTGTACGTCGCCAATATGATCAACACCCTCATCATCGCACCTCCACTCGTCATCGAACCCGACGAAGTGGACGAAGCGGTTGCAATCCTC
- a CDS encoding CoA-acylating methylmalonate-semialdehyde dehydrogenase gives MAVVESLTADGTVQNYVNGGWRPSDSEDGQDVVNPATGETLAYVPFSTESEINEAIEAAHTAFQTWRSTPVEERIQPLFRFKMLLEEHQDDLAEILVQEHGKTFAEAKGELRRGIENVEVACGIPSMMQSGSLLNAAPNIDESAVRRPLGVFVAITPFNFPGMIPLWFLPYAVATGNSFVLKPSERDPLVAQRLFELVDEAGFPDGVVSLVNGGADTVNALIQHEDVAGISFVGSTPVARHVYESAAAAGKRVQAQGGAKNHVIVSDSANLDFAAKKTLSSACACAGERCLANDVVLVHDDVYDEFADKLVEAADAFQVGYGLDEGVDMGALITPEHEQRVREFIQTGIDEGATLLRDGRELTVEGYEDGNFMGPTVFGDVTPDMVIAREEIFGPVVGLARVADFDEAIETLNASKFGNAASLFTERGSEARRFRHEAEAGNLAVNAGTAAPMAFFHFGGQKDSFFGDLHAQGEDMIHFYTDKAIYIERWPDESM, from the coding sequence ATGGCAGTAGTAGAATCACTCACGGCAGATGGGACCGTCCAGAACTACGTCAATGGAGGGTGGCGACCATCGGACAGCGAAGATGGACAGGACGTTGTCAACCCTGCAACGGGCGAAACACTCGCATACGTCCCATTCAGCACTGAATCAGAGATTAACGAAGCTATCGAGGCAGCACACACGGCGTTTCAGACGTGGCGGTCGACGCCCGTCGAAGAGCGTATCCAGCCGTTGTTCCGGTTCAAGATGCTGCTCGAAGAACACCAAGACGACCTAGCAGAAATCCTCGTCCAAGAACACGGGAAGACGTTCGCAGAGGCGAAGGGTGAACTGCGCCGTGGCATAGAGAACGTCGAAGTCGCCTGTGGCATCCCGTCGATGATGCAGTCTGGGTCACTGCTCAACGCCGCACCGAACATCGACGAGAGTGCTGTCCGTCGGCCACTCGGTGTGTTCGTCGCAATTACTCCGTTCAACTTCCCAGGGATGATTCCACTGTGGTTCCTCCCGTATGCGGTCGCAACGGGCAACTCGTTCGTCCTGAAACCGAGTGAACGCGACCCGCTCGTCGCCCAGCGTCTGTTCGAACTCGTCGACGAAGCAGGCTTCCCAGATGGTGTCGTCAGCCTCGTCAACGGTGGCGCGGACACTGTCAACGCGCTCATTCAACACGAAGACGTCGCCGGAATCTCGTTCGTCGGCAGCACGCCAGTCGCCAGACACGTGTACGAATCCGCTGCGGCCGCTGGAAAGCGGGTCCAGGCACAAGGTGGTGCAAAGAACCACGTTATCGTCAGCGACAGCGCGAACCTCGATTTCGCTGCCAAAAAGACGCTGTCGTCGGCCTGTGCCTGTGCTGGTGAACGCTGTCTCGCGAACGACGTCGTCTTAGTACACGATGACGTCTACGACGAGTTCGCCGACAAACTGGTCGAGGCAGCCGACGCGTTCCAAGTCGGCTACGGTCTCGACGAAGGCGTAGACATGGGGGCGCTCATCACGCCAGAACACGAACAACGCGTCCGAGAGTTCATCCAGACGGGTATCGACGAGGGGGCGACACTCCTGCGCGACGGGAGAGAACTCACTGTCGAGGGCTACGAAGACGGCAACTTCATGGGGCCGACTGTCTTCGGCGACGTGACGCCGGACATGGTCATCGCTCGTGAGGAGATTTTCGGGCCCGTTGTCGGTCTCGCCCGAGTCGCTGACTTCGACGAGGCAATCGAGACACTCAACGCGAGTAAGTTCGGGAACGCCGCGAGCCTGTTCACCGAGCGGGGCAGTGAAGCCCGGCGCTTCCGTCACGAAGCGGAGGCGGGGAACCTCGCGGTCAACGCAGGGACGGCCGCGCCGATGGCGTTCTTCCACTTCGGCGGGCAGAAGGACTCGTTCTTCGGAGACCTTCACGCGCAGGGCGAGGACATGATTCACTTCTACACGGACAAGGCCATCTACATCGAGCGCTGGCCAGACGAGTCGATGTGA